The nucleotide sequence GTTCTTCATCTTCCAAGTCCTCTGGTAAGTCATTGCAGGACTGTGAAAAAGCAGTATGAATTCCTAAGTCTAGACCAAAGCTGtccaataaatatataatgctctaaaaacataatttaaaattttctagtagcggtatttaaaaagtaaaagaaacttctggtattaaatatattttcttcaatatAGCCAAGTTATTTCAtgtgtaatcaatataaaattttgagctattttatctttatttcttattaaatCCACGAAATTTCGTGCATATTTTAAACTTAGAGCACATTCCCATTTGGACTAGTCACGTTTCAAGTGTTCTTACTGGCTAGCGGCTGGGCAGCAGAGATCTAGGCAAATAGAGGCATGCCTAGATCTTCTCAGGATTCTTAGGTGCAGAGATGAGGCAGGCTCATGTCTTGAATAGGAACCCCCCAATGATTTTCATATATGCCTTAAGTCCCAaattaattgtctttttttttttttggtttttgagacagagtctcactctgttgcccaggctggagtgcagtggcccaatctcagctcactacaacctccatctccctggttaaaatgattcttgtgcctcatcctcccgagtagctgcgattactggtgtgcaccatcacactcatctaatttttgtattttaatagagacagagtttcaccctattggccaggctggtctcaaactcccgacctcaggtgatccagccgccatggcctcccaaagtcctgggattacaggcgtgagacaccacgccccaCCCCCAAATTAATTTTCAACGTTACTTTTGCCTAGGATCAGATTTAACATTATGAGTTAAAACAAAGCTTTGCCCAAGGTATGGTGGTCCATCCTTTTCTCCAGAAGCTGTCCAACCAGCTTCCAGGACGTCCAATTAATCGACGGCTACCACACTGGTCTCCCTCTAGAAAAAGAATTCTATCCCGAATTCTAGACTAATCATCGTTAAACCCAGGAAGGCCCTCTACACCTCTTGTCTGTCGTTTGTCGTTGGACTGAACCTATCCCTTCACGGTCAGCGTCCTCACAGTGCTCACAGCCTGCCACAACCCACGGTCCCATTTTCCTTTTACAGAGCGCGGCGCTGACGCCGTAAGGCCACTTCTACCGCTCCAGACCACGGTCTGTTTCCCCCTCGCCCAGCCCGGTGCTTTCTGCCCATCGGACTCTCGGGGTGTCTTCTGGCAGTCGGCATCCTCTCCCGGAGCGGTGaccccttccttccccctcctcaGGCGTCTTAACCTACACAAGTCATGAGTGGGACCTGGGACGCTCTGTGTGTAAGGGGAAAAGGCAAGCCCCTTCGCCCCTCAGCCCACCCGCCCCCAGCCCCTACCTGGCGCGATGCGACCCCCCAGTCTCCCCGCAGGGGTCCTGCGCGCCCCGCCCCGTCGTCGCCACCGCCCCCCGGGGGCCGGGCGCCCGGGAGCTCCTCCCCCGGCCCCAcgggcggcggcggcagcagcggcgGATCGCCTGTCTCCAGGCTGTGGTCCTCACGCTCCTGTCCGCTCGGGGCGCTGTTGTCCCCGCTGTCACGGCGCTTGCTGGGCGAAGCCGAGGGCTCTGCCATGGTCCCTGCGTCGATTTTGCGCTTTCGGTGCTGCCCGGGGACGCCGAGGGGCTGCCCAGTATGCGCGACCCCGGGCGGCCGGATCCAGAGAGGCGGTGGCGGCGGCTGCTCAGCGAAGTCGCAGAGCAGGAGCCGCTTCCAAGGCACGTGGAACGTCACCGGCTCGGCCGCACGCCGCTTGGCCATGGGCCCAGAGGCTCGGGCGGAGCCCGCCAGGCGCGGGAGACCGAGTGCTGATAGCTGCGGGGGCGAAGAGCGAAGACTAAGCGCGTGAGAAAGGGATAGGCCGAAGTCGGGCGAGGAGGCGGCAGGACGCTggagggggtggggcggggcggcTAGCGCACGAGCTAGGGCTGGGGCTCCGGCTCGGAGGCAGCTCCAGAGCTCAGCCCTCGCCGCCGCCGAGATGCGGCCCGGACGTTGAGAAGCAACCGCGAAGCGGCGGAGATTCGAACCTGCGCACAACGTGCGCGCGCGCACTCTGTCTGGCCAGGCGGAGCCGCTGGTTGGTGGAGGCTCGCGGGGCGCGCTCCCGAGCGCCCTCGCGACCGGAAGTGCGCGCCCGGGGGTAGGCGGGAAGGCGGCGGCGGGATTAATTAAAGACCAGATCGAGCGGCCCGCAGAGGGGCGTGACCTTGTTTCCTCAGGGGTGTGGCGGTGGTCTCACTACTAAGTTCGGTATAGCACGGTACGTTCTAGACCCTCCTATAGGAAATTTAAGgcctttaaaatgtgtatttccttCCTCCAGTCAGTGACCACGGGGGCGTCTCCATGAGAGTAAGGCAAAGATATAATAGAGTTccagactatcctgggcaacatagcaagacctcgtctctacaaaaaatacaaaaataggccaggtTTGTTGGCCTGCCCCTCCCTatggtcccggctactcgggaggccgaggaggaagattcacttgagcctgggaggtggaggctgtagtgagccagaGATCGCACCgcgacactccagcctgggcaacagagtgagactctgtatcaaaaataaaaaaaaaaaaggaaagaaaggataaTACAAACTTTAAGTAAACTAACGTTTAAGAGGCTTCACAATAGATTGTTATTCAAAACAAACGACTGAAGGGAGTCTGTGCTGAGGGAAGTAGTTAAAGCTAgtatacaaaacacacacacaaatcgaAGTGTATGTTTTGCGCAGCTGCTGTGGACGGTGAAGCAGGCACCACATTCCTGGAAGATCTCTTGATTAAAAACTTAGGGAGGAAGTTACAGACAAGATGTGCAGCTCATCCAAAATAGCTGAGTAGTTGGCAAGAACCAAGCCTGAAGCACAGCTGTCCTTTCCAAGTGAAACCTACAATTGTTGGGCTCTTAAATTATGTTGGAAACCTGAGTTCCCTGCTTACTCTGGGTGGTGGTCAGATCAAGATTCCAAGGCCATTACAGCAAAACAGTGTTGTCAGGTGAAGTGAGGTGGAGACAACTGCAGTATAtttactattgtttttatttttttttggtacaggGTCTCTCTCGGCCACCTAggtggaagtgcagtggtgccatcacggctcactgcagccaggccccactgagttcaagcgatcctcctgtctgggcctcccaaagtgctgggtttacaggtgtgagccaccgcatctggtagtatttactattttaataGTTTGATAAAGACAGTAACCAAGTaagcaaaaatggaaagaagaaaataagactgTTACCAGTGCTTTGAAGGGAAAAACTATCATCCTCTGTAGAAAAAGTGTGCAAGGAAGATAATTCTATTTTAGTGCTAGGTACTATCTCAGTACTAATTACCCTGTACCTCTGCACCTCAAGGTGGTTGTGAGAGGACAAGTTAATTATTTAGTAATTAAGCACAGAAATGTACCAACTTAGGGTAGTAAGCAATAgcttttctgtttggtttttacttttcttgtttGAAATTGATAAccagttgggtgcagtggctcacgcctgtaatcccagcacttttgggaagacgaggtgtgcagatcacctgagcccaggagttccataccagcctggccaacatggtgaaaccccatctctacaaaaaatacaaaaattagccagaggtggtgccttgcacctgtagtcctggggaggctgaggtgggaggatcgcttgaaccctggaggcagaggccaagattgcaccactgcaatccagcctgggtgacagtgtgagaccctgtctccagaaaaaaataaattgaaaacccGTCTGTCTCAAACAGAGGAAgagttttgccatttttaaatgaGCAGGAAAGATCTTAATTGTAGCCATCAGGTGCTGTTTGAAAGGTTTTGAGGGCCCCAAAATAATGAGTATAGTTTAGCTAATGGTTGATTCTTTTGTGTTCCTCTTTACAGACGctcattttttcaaaattgtgaaATTTATCATATATGCAAAAGGCTGTATAAAATACACATGTAGTTAAAAGAGTGATAGTAAGACACACAGCATTCTGTTTCAGAAATAGAATACTACCTGTACTAGAACATGACAAGCTGCCTATGCACCCCTTCCCCACTGGCACATACCCTTCCGTTTCCTCACTCCCAGTAATTACTGTTTTGAATGCTGAGTTAATCAttcctttgctttttaacttCTCCATCTGTATGTATATtgttaaatgactttttttttttttttttttggagacagggcttgctctgttgccccagctggagagcagtgatatgattacagctcactgcagccctgacctcccaggggcaagcaatcctcccacctcagccacctgagtagctgagactacaggtgtacatcaccacacccagctaatttttaaaatttttttgtagagccagggttttgccatgttgcccagactagtctcaaagtcctgaattcaag is from Macaca mulatta isolate MMU2019108-1 chromosome 15, T2T-MMU8v2.0, whole genome shotgun sequence and encodes:
- the C15H9orf40 gene encoding uncharacterized protein C9orf40 homolog translates to MAKRRAAEPVTFHVPWKRLLLCDFAEQPPPPPLWIRPPGVAHTGQPLGVPGQHRKRKIDAGTMAEPSASPSKRRDSGDNSAPSGQEREDHSLETGDPPLLPPPPVGPGEELPGARPPGGGGDDGAGRAGPLRGDWGVASRQHNDEFWQYNTFQYWRNPLPPIDLADIEDLNEDTLTEATLQGRNEGAEVDMES